In candidate division KSB1 bacterium, the genomic stretch CTACTTCACCGCCGGCGGATCGAATTTTGTGGCTCGTCTACCTGCCATGCACACTCTGCGCGAGGGCGAGGTGCTCAGCCTGGCATTCGACATGCGAAAGGCTCATTTTTTTGACAAGGACACCGATCAGACAATTGGTCTGGAGCTGGAGGCAGCAGGGGCTATCTAATTTGTCTGGAACTTCCCGGGGACGAAACTCCGCTGGGTGGTTGGGCGTTTAGGCCTTGCAGAGGTGCCTGCTTACAACCAGCCGCCGGCAAATCCGCGCTCTCGGTTATCTTCAGAGATCCCGCTGAACCAAAAGTCTGGAAGGGACTCTCGCCTGAAGCTTCTCACGTAGATTGTTACCCGCTGGATTAGGGCGGGCATTGGTGCGTCGGGACGAGGTGGGCAAGCTCCCGGGTAGATGCCGAATCTCCCCGGGGAGGATCAGTACGGGGTATGCGCGGAGGGAGGAACGTTCGTAGGGATCGACGAACCCAGGAAATGAAAAGCTGAGGTAGGGAAGAAATGGACATCGCAGAGCTGAAAGCCATGAAGATGCCCGAGCTCCTGAAAATCGCTCAGGAGCTGAACATCGAAGGGTGCACCGGGCTGAAGAAACAGGAGCTCATCTTCCGCATCCTTGAGGAACAGACGAGGCAGGAAGGCCTTCTCTTCGCCGAGGGGGTCCTCGAAGTCCTACCGGACGGCTACGGTTTTCTTCGATCGCCGGACTTCAATTACCTGCCTGGCCCTGATGACATCTACGTGAGCCCCTCGCAGATCAAGCGCTTCGATCTGCGGACGGGGGATATCGTTTCCGGCCAGATCCGGCCCCCCAAGGAGAACGAGCGGTTCTTCGCGCTCCTCAAAGTAGAGGCGGTCAATTACGAGGAACCCGAGAAGGCAAAGCAGCGGACCCTTTTCGACAACTTGACTCCCCTCTACCCGATGGAGCGGATCCGCCTGGAGACCAGCCCTACGGAGTACTCGATGCGCATCATGGATCTGCTCACCCCCATTGGGAAAGGGCAGCGCGGGCTGATCGTAGCGCAGCCCAAGACGGGCAAGACGACCCTCCTGCAGAAGATCGCCAACGCGGTGCTCAAGAATCATCCCGAGATCAAGTTGATTGTGCTTCTCATCGACGAGCGTCCGGAAGAAGTCACGGATATGGAACGCTCCGTCGATGCGGAGGTGATTAGCTCCACTTTTGATGAGCCGGCGGAACGGCACGTCCAGGTCGCGGATATGGTCCTGGAGAAGGCTAAGCGCCTAGTCGAGTATAAGCACGACGTGATGATTCTCCTCGACAGCATCACCCGCCTGGCCCGCGCCCACAACACGGTGGTGCCACACAGCGGGAAGATCCTGTCCGGCGGGCTGGATGCCAACGCTCTCCACAAGCCCAAGCGCTTCTTCGGCGCGGCGCGCAACGTGGAAGAGGGCGGTAGCCTCACCATCATTGCCACAGCCCTGATCGACACGGGAAGCCGCATGGACGACGTGATCTTCGAGGAGTTCAAAGGCACGGGGAATATGGAGCTGGTCTTGGACCGCCGCCTGGCCGACCGCCGCATCTTCCCGGCCATCGACATCAATAAGTCCGGAACGCGCAAAGAGGAGCTGCTCCTTGAGAAACACGAACTCAACCGAGTCTGGATCCTCCGCAAGCTCTTGGCGGAGCTGAACCCCGTGGAAGCGATGGAGTTCCTCCTCGAGAAGATGCGCGGGACTAAATCCAACCGCGAGTTCCTGGAATCGATGAGTACCTGAGAGATGCTTTTTCGCTTGCCGAAGTGTCTGAAGATCTTTAGCTTTAAACTGTGCCAGTACGGTTTGCGGAGCTTGAGAGCCTGAGGAGGTGGGAACTTGAAACCCAAGATCCATCCGGAATACAAGCTGGGGACGGTGCGCTGCGCTTGCGGCAATACCTTCCAGGTGCGATCCACGATCGGCGATATGCGGATCGAAATCTGCTCCAACTGCCACCCGTTTTTCACCGGAAAGCAGAAGCTGGTCGATAGTACGGGTCGGGTGGAGCGTTTCATGAAAAAATATGGGATGAACCAGCAGGGGGAAGCGGCGCCTGAAGCCGACGTGACCTCTGAAACCGAGGAATAGCGAGGGGAAGACGAGAAGGCAGCTGAGATCCCGTAGCAGGAGGGCGAAGACAACGGTGCGGCGCGCGGAAAGGCCGTGTGCCGCTTTTTTGTGGCCCTCGTAGTCGGAGAGGGAAGGCTGCCACACCCGCTGCGAGAGCGGGGACCCGAGGTGAAGTGACTTGAGTCGGACGATGTTCGACAAGCTGGACGAGGTAGAGAGCCGGTTCGAGGAAATCCGGCAGATGCTCGCCCAGCCAGAGGTGCTGAGCGATCCGGAACGCCTCCGCGAGCTTTCCCGCGAGGAGCACGAACTGGAGCCCATCGTCGAAACCTACCGCCGGTACAAACAGACTAAGGCGGC encodes the following:
- the rho gene encoding transcription termination factor Rho; translated protein: MDIAELKAMKMPELLKIAQELNIEGCTGLKKQELIFRILEEQTRQEGLLFAEGVLEVLPDGYGFLRSPDFNYLPGPDDIYVSPSQIKRFDLRTGDIVSGQIRPPKENERFFALLKVEAVNYEEPEKAKQRTLFDNLTPLYPMERIRLETSPTEYSMRIMDLLTPIGKGQRGLIVAQPKTGKTTLLQKIANAVLKNHPEIKLIVLLIDERPEEVTDMERSVDAEVISSTFDEPAERHVQVADMVLEKAKRLVEYKHDVMILLDSITRLARAHNTVVPHSGKILSGGLDANALHKPKRFFGAARNVEEGGSLTIIATALIDTGSRMDDVIFEEFKGTGNMELVLDRRLADRRIFPAIDINKSGTRKEELLLEKHELNRVWILRKLLAELNPVEAMEFLLEKMRGTKSNREFLESMST
- the rpmE gene encoding 50S ribosomal protein L31, producing the protein MKPKIHPEYKLGTVRCACGNTFQVRSTIGDMRIEICSNCHPFFTGKQKLVDSTGRVERFMKKYGMNQQGEAAPEADVTSETEE